One segment of Thermodesulfovibrio sp. 3907-1M DNA contains the following:
- a CDS encoding caspase family protein, translating to MQPVAILNFSQDGRYVLSGDQTGVNILKIWSIETGKLFKTFQFPQGISDMPTAAILLPDAKSLLAVFVDKIILFEIQTNQAIKIFKSEITADEIAIYPNSKYALLSSKFHRMIALIDLETGELLYKILPSWIVPISISSDLKNAAIINYDPYKGLDITLTLIDIKTGKTLWNYELSDTPTSTIISSELKIVLTTTENNFLHIIDLKTGKRIQLYKISDHSKLINAYGRYALIKTPNSIELLDIRSGSQLRKINSNEEINSISPDGKYFITSANNVYSSDNLEKKLQLQGQKFTKATFYKDYLLTGDEEGNIILWDIFSGKEVRKFSPLHARQQYVVKKFEKYLVAVASKKWVIWDIYNGSLITMTEFTDFIRPYVPKDAYNNEGLIVVSGEATSLNSIFKATVDDATGILSLRDAKTNSELAKFILFTDGEWIVITPEGYYNASPNGDKHLNVRIGNNVYGIENYRETFYRPDLVKLALSGGSLKDFKTLADVKQPPVVEIIDTPSTTEKDEIRVTVRLTDAGGGIGDVRLYLNETAVLVDSARGIKITPKPGEKAIYKTYIVKLLNGENIIKAVAFNGDNTMQSNPAVHKVVATLSIRKPSMYAVVIGINEYKNPKLQLRYAVADAKLFAESLKQVAKPLFEKVEVKLLATKEETTKENIKKTLEGMKTVNPEDVFVFYVASHGTVDEGEYFLITSNVGSLSTFRLKEDALTQTELKELIANVPSTKKLIVIDTCNAGKLGEALQMAMLTRGMSEETAMKILSRAVGSTILSASTSLQEAMEGYQGHGLFTYVLTEGLKGKADTDRDGFIRTLEIASYVDSEVPALAEKVFKRAQYPTATPSGQAFPICKVR from the coding sequence TTGCAACCGGTTGCTATTCTTAATTTTTCTCAAGATGGTAGATATGTATTATCAGGTGATCAGACAGGAGTTAATATTTTAAAAATATGGAGTATAGAAACGGGTAAGTTGTTTAAAACATTTCAGTTCCCTCAAGGAATCAGTGACATGCCCACCGCAGCAATTTTATTACCAGATGCAAAGTCGCTTCTGGCTGTTTTTGTAGACAAAATTATACTTTTTGAAATACAAACTAACCAAGCTATAAAGATATTTAAATCGGAGATAACTGCTGATGAAATAGCCATTTATCCTAACAGTAAATATGCATTATTGTCATCCAAATTCCATAGGATGATTGCGCTTATAGATTTGGAGACAGGAGAATTATTATATAAGATATTACCCTCATGGATAGTGCCGATTAGTATCTCTAGTGACCTAAAAAATGCAGCAATAATTAACTATGATCCTTACAAAGGGCTTGATATTACTCTTACTCTTATAGATATAAAAACAGGTAAAACATTATGGAATTATGAATTGTCCGACACCCCTACATCTACCATAATTTCGTCAGAACTTAAAATTGTTTTGACAACAACAGAAAATAATTTTCTCCATATAATAGATTTGAAAACTGGCAAAAGAATTCAACTATATAAGATATCTGATCACAGTAAACTTATAAATGCTTATGGCAGATATGCATTAATAAAAACACCAAATTCAATAGAACTTTTGGATATTCGATCTGGGAGTCAATTAAGAAAAATAAATTCCAATGAAGAAATTAATTCTATTTCTCCTGATGGTAAATATTTTATAACTTCAGCAAATAATGTTTATTCCTCAGATAATTTAGAAAAAAAATTACAACTTCAAGGGCAGAAGTTTACCAAAGCTACATTTTATAAAGATTATCTTCTTACTGGTGATGAAGAAGGCAATATTATTCTTTGGGATATTTTTTCAGGTAAAGAAGTCAGAAAATTTAGTCCACTACACGCCAGACAACAATATGTAGTAAAAAAATTTGAAAAATATTTGGTAGCAGTTGCAAGTAAAAAATGGGTTATCTGGGATATTTATAATGGTTCACTTATTACTATGACAGAGTTTACAGACTTTATACGCCCGTATGTACCCAAAGATGCTTATAATAATGAAGGTCTAATAGTAGTGAGTGGAGAAGCAACATCTTTAAATAGTATATTTAAGGCAACAGTGGATGATGCCACAGGCATATTATCCCTTCGCGATGCCAAAACTAATAGTGAACTTGCCAAATTCATCCTGTTTACTGACGGTGAATGGATAGTTATTACTCCTGAAGGCTATTACAATGCCTCTCCCAACGGTGATAAGCATCTTAATGTCCGCATTGGCAACAATGTCTATGGCATTGAAAACTACCGTGAGACATTTTATCGTCCTGACCTTGTAAAGCTTGCGCTATCAGGAGGCTCGTTAAAGGACTTTAAGACATTGGCTGATGTAAAACAGCCTCCTGTGGTAGAGATAATTGATACTCCATCAACCACAGAGAAGGATGAGATAAGGGTTACCGTGAGGCTTACAGATGCTGGTGGTGGCATTGGGGATGTGAGGCTATATCTTAATGAGACAGCAGTGTTAGTTGACAGTGCAAGGGGGATAAAGATTACGCCAAAGCCCGGGGAGAAGGCGATTTATAAGACCTACATAGTAAAGCTCCTTAATGGTGAAAACATTATCAAGGCAGTTGCCTTTAATGGAGACAACACCATGCAGAGTAACCCTGCGGTGCATAAGGTAGTTGCCACACTTTCAATCAGAAAGCCCTCTATGTATGCAGTTGTCATAGGCATTAATGAATACAAAAACCCGAAGCTTCAGCTCAGATACGCAGTGGCGGATGCAAAGCTTTTTGCTGAGTCATTAAAACAGGTTGCCAAACCTTTATTTGAAAAGGTAGAGGTCAAACTTCTTGCAACAAAAGAGGAGACCACAAAGGAAAATATCAAAAAGACTCTTGAAGGTATGAAGACAGTAAACCCTGAAGATGTATTTGTCTTTTATGTGGCAAGCCACGGCACAGTGGATGAGGGAGAGTATTTTCTTATCACCTCAAATGTTGGTTCTTTAAGTACATTCAGGCTCAAGGAGGATGCCCTTACACAGACAGAGCTGAAAGAGCTCATAGCCAATGTGCCATCAACAAAGAAGCTCATAGTCATAGACACCTGCAATGCCGGGAAACTCGGTGAGGCGCTTCAGATGGCGATGCTTACAAGGGGAATGAGTGAGGAGACAGCAATGAAGATACTCAGTCGTGCTGTGGGCTCAACGATACTCAGTGCATCAACATCTTTGCAGGAAGCGATGGAAGGCTATCAGGGGCACGGGCTCTTTACCTATGTACTTACAGAAGGATTGAAGGGTAAGGCAGACACAGACAGGGATGGGTTTATCAGGACCCTTGAGATAGCAAGCTATGTGGACAGTGAGGTGCCAGCACTGGCAGAGAAGGTCTTCAAGCGTGCCCAGTATCCAACAGCCACACCAAGCGGACAGGCATTCCCCATATGCAAGGTGAGGTGA
- a CDS encoding DUF4384 domain-containing protein: protein MRIKLFIVIILPVLFTSYLYGAQSTITESEGYACMSEDRTKRQTEETALQDAKRKAIEQVSTYIQVETQVKDFELQNDIIKAYANAKVRVIDSQAKWDTGPPKVGDCYRIKIKAEVIPDEEAMKRLSQAKELDDPSAPLKVQLWTDKKEYHAGERIKIFLRGNKPFYARVVYRQADGSLVQILPNPYRKDNYFQGGVVYEIPSGPDRFELEVTPPFGEESIIVYASTGELGTVDLEPAGGVYKIRTKLDEIADKTRGVQIIEKGQSKATEFFEIKLNVQTK, encoded by the coding sequence ATGAGGATTAAACTCTTTATAGTAATAATACTGCCAGTTCTTTTTACTTCATATCTTTACGGAGCTCAGTCCACAATTACAGAATCAGAAGGTTATGCCTGTATGAGTGAGGACAGGACAAAACGCCAGACAGAGGAGACTGCCCTTCAGGATGCAAAGAGAAAGGCAATTGAGCAGGTATCAACATACATTCAAGTAGAAACACAGGTTAAGGATTTTGAACTTCAGAATGACATTATTAAAGCCTATGCAAATGCAAAGGTAAGGGTGATTGATTCTCAGGCAAAATGGGACACTGGACCACCAAAGGTAGGAGACTGTTACAGAATTAAAATTAAGGCAGAGGTGATCCCTGATGAAGAGGCTATGAAGAGACTCTCTCAGGCAAAGGAACTTGATGACCCTTCTGCTCCACTTAAAGTTCAGCTCTGGACAGATAAAAAGGAGTATCACGCTGGTGAGAGAATTAAAATTTTCCTCAGAGGTAACAAGCCCTTTTATGCAAGAGTTGTTTACAGACAAGCAGATGGAAGCCTTGTTCAGATTCTTCCAAATCCTTACAGAAAAGACAACTACTTTCAAGGAGGAGTTGTTTATGAGATTCCTTCAGGTCCTGACAGGTTTGAACTTGAGGTGACACCACCCTTTGGAGAGGAAAGCATCATTGTTTATGCCAGCACAGGTGAGCTGGGGACAGTTGATCTTGAACCAGCTGGAGGGGTTTATAAGATACGAACAAAGCTTGATGAAATTGCTGATAAAACAAGAGGAGTCCAGATTATTGAGAAAGGACAGAGCAAAGCAACAGAGTTTTTTGAGATAAAACTTAATGTTCAGACAAAATAG
- a CDS encoding conotoxin — protein sequence MVRKLFLIAVCFVVFVISGFAVTQNQDTATASQRVDYCLAMNSDGKIETMIAVKPCTPSGWWCTSNSQCCSGRCTNNVCD from the coding sequence ATGGTAAGAAAACTTTTTCTGATTGCTGTCTGCTTTGTGGTATTTGTTATTTCTGGATTTGCAGTTACACAAAATCAAGATACTGCCACAGCTTCTCAAAGAGTTGATTACTGCCTTGCAATGAATTCAGATGGAAAAATTGAAACAATGATAGCTGTCAAACCATGCACACCATCAGGCTGGTGGTGCACCTCTAATAGCCAGTGCTGCAGTGGCAGATGCACAAACAATGTATGTGATTAG
- a CDS encoding transglutaminase-like domain-containing protein, with translation MRKILIVYKILILFFIVFLCPSAFSKTLILEGSLQSRIKVTQQMRFDVPEPLETLSFKFALPKNFLNKFMSQKIQNLDIKIEPEPEKFETVTDRYENHWGIASWKNLTKSVKVIVTFEAFVGSELKAENSLAEFPLKSIPESERLFLKSTELVQSEHPEIIKLTQELTKDAQTEYEAVTRILNWVVDHIKYTYNPPQFDALWTLKTGKGNCQNFAHIAIALLRASGIPSRVVGGLTLKEQWKIPMGKSFLVQSMGQGGHAWIEIYFPDLGWLSYDPQQSKQFTSTRHIKQTHALESDEVNDTWKAYPYLPAYTETINAQFLFDRINISPKASENYPKAYLLSNKMIVKREIVEKPPPPPPPPLLPKEKVFEFGNMDFPNLVELYQISGDRAMKILDRETAEYVTSKYIYAQAFRVDELVEIEKISLAMRKFGGDGTIYIDLVYDENSKPGLKGFRSNPVFLENIQKRPGYYWIDFTFPDKVIIEKGRYWIVLRHSGDVIINWFFIPGNPYGDADDTRSTLKGYSWEDILNYDFVFKVRAKRQ, from the coding sequence ATGAGAAAAATTTTGATAGTTTATAAAATTCTGATACTATTTTTTATAGTTTTCCTCTGCCCTTCTGCATTCTCAAAAACTCTTATTCTTGAAGGAAGTCTTCAAAGCAGGATAAAGGTAACCCAGCAGATGCGATTTGATGTACCAGAGCCTCTTGAAACACTGAGTTTCAAATTTGCTCTTCCAAAGAATTTCTTAAATAAATTCATGTCCCAGAAAATCCAGAATCTTGATATAAAAATTGAGCCAGAGCCAGAAAAATTTGAAACAGTAACTGACAGGTATGAAAATCACTGGGGCATTGCAAGCTGGAAAAATCTCACAAAATCAGTGAAAGTAATAGTTACCTTTGAAGCTTTTGTTGGCTCAGAGCTTAAAGCAGAAAACTCATTAGCAGAGTTTCCTCTAAAAAGCATTCCTGAATCTGAAAGACTTTTTCTCAAATCAACAGAGCTCGTGCAGTCTGAACATCCTGAAATCATAAAGCTTACACAGGAGCTTACAAAAGATGCTCAAACAGAATATGAAGCAGTTACAAGGATTCTCAACTGGGTTGTTGACCACATAAAATACACCTACAATCCACCTCAGTTTGATGCCCTATGGACACTTAAAACAGGTAAGGGAAACTGTCAGAACTTTGCCCACATTGCAATAGCACTTCTTAGAGCATCTGGAATTCCATCAAGAGTTGTGGGAGGACTCACTTTGAAGGAACAGTGGAAGATTCCAATGGGAAAAAGCTTTCTTGTTCAGAGCATGGGACAGGGAGGACATGCATGGATAGAGATTTATTTCCCTGATCTTGGATGGCTGAGCTATGACCCCCAACAGTCAAAACAGTTTACATCAACAAGGCACATAAAGCAAACTCACGCTCTTGAATCAGACGAGGTGAATGATACATGGAAAGCTTATCCTTACCTGCCTGCATATACTGAAACAATCAATGCACAGTTTCTCTTTGACAGAATTAATATATCACCAAAAGCTTCAGAGAATTATCCAAAAGCCTATCTTTTAAGCAACAAAATGATAGTTAAAAGAGAGATAGTGGAAAAGCCACCTCCTCCGCCGCCACCTCCACTATTACCAAAAGAAAAGGTATTTGAATTCGGAAATATGGATTTCCCTAATCTCGTTGAGCTATATCAGATTTCTGGAGACAGAGCAATGAAAATACTTGATAGGGAAACAGCAGAGTATGTTACTTCAAAATACATCTATGCTCAGGCATTCAGAGTTGACGAACTTGTAGAGATTGAAAAAATATCCCTTGCAATGAGAAAATTCGGTGGTGATGGGACTATTTATATTGATCTCGTATATGATGAAAACAGTAAGCCAGGGCTTAAAGGATTCAGGTCAAATCCTGTATTTCTTGAAAACATTCAAAAAAGACCGGGCTATTACTGGATTGATTTTACATTCCCAGATAAGGTAATTATAGAAAAGGGAAGATACTGGATAGTGCTTAGGCATTCTGGAGATGTTATAATAAACTGGTTTTTCATACCGGGGAATCCCTATGGAGATGCTGATGATACCCGTTCAACTCTTAAAGGATACAGCTGGGAAGATATTTTAAACTATGACTTTGTATTTAAAGTAAGGGCAAAAAGACAGTAA
- a CDS encoding ABC transporter permease, giving the protein MSPVKEVLLRQIYFTGIQAVVAVTISGLLIGFVIVLQTASIAGAGSSNMIGKILLWLVLKEIAPFFTGLIILTRSGSAIATELATMKLGREIEYLEAMGIKPEVYLIKPRLYGIMCSAIVLSVYFQLTAIFGGIFLATLISGISFSDYGDAIVSQFSFKEVVISFIKSFVFGFAISLICIWQGLSVVKSPTEVPQIATKAVTGSLFSLFLIDVIMDFIAKIIE; this is encoded by the coding sequence ATGTCACCTGTTAAAGAAGTTCTTTTAAGACAGATATACTTTACAGGAATTCAGGCAGTTGTTGCAGTAACAATTTCAGGATTGCTGATAGGCTTTGTTATAGTTCTTCAGACAGCTTCAATAGCTGGAGCAGGCTCAAGCAATATGATTGGTAAAATACTTTTATGGCTCGTTTTAAAAGAAATTGCTCCATTTTTTACAGGACTCATAATTCTCACAAGAAGTGGCTCTGCTATTGCAACAGAGCTTGCAACAATGAAACTTGGCAGAGAAATTGAGTATCTTGAAGCAATGGGAATAAAACCTGAAGTTTATTTAATAAAACCCCGGCTTTACGGAATTATGTGTTCTGCTATTGTTCTTTCTGTATATTTTCAGCTTACAGCCATTTTTGGAGGCATTTTTCTTGCAACCCTTATAAGTGGGATTTCTTTTTCAGATTACGGAGATGCTATTGTATCACAGTTTTCCTTTAAAGAAGTTGTCATATCTTTTATAAAGTCTTTTGTTTTTGGATTTGCTATTTCTCTAATCTGTATTTGGCAGGGACTCTCTGTCGTAAAAAGTCCAACTGAAGTGCCCCAGATAGCAACAAAAGCTGTTACTGGAAGTCTTTTTTCATTGTTTCTGATTGATGTTATAATGGACTTTATTGCGAAAATTATTGAATGA
- a CDS encoding ATP-binding cassette domain-containing protein translates to MIKAFDLTGEFIKREMNFEIKKGSKTVFIFEKEEQGSEFLKLITGIKNPEKGEIIFMGKNLKETTRDDLFELRRKTGIVFKTGGLISNLKAWENLILPAVYHKVDDEEKIIKRGMELLKKLEFKKEPMSAIAELTNFEKRIIAIARAVLMNPEIFIFEYPFDGAEESEKKWLIEKIQALTDSSTMLYILGSERESLLIEKADVIKYAEN, encoded by the coding sequence ATGATAAAAGCCTTTGATTTAACTGGTGAATTTATTAAAAGAGAAATGAACTTTGAGATTAAAAAAGGTTCAAAAACTGTTTTTATTTTTGAAAAGGAAGAGCAGGGAAGTGAGTTTTTAAAACTCATTACAGGTATTAAAAATCCTGAAAAAGGAGAGATTATCTTCATGGGAAAAAACCTGAAAGAAACAACAAGAGATGACCTTTTTGAATTAAGAAGAAAAACAGGCATTGTTTTCAAAACAGGAGGACTTATAAGCAATTTAAAGGCATGGGAAAATTTAATACTTCCTGCTGTTTATCATAAAGTGGATGATGAGGAAAAAATTATTAAAAGAGGGATGGAATTACTTAAAAAACTTGAATTTAAAAAAGAACCAATGAGTGCTATAGCAGAGCTTACAAATTTTGAAAAAAGGATCATTGCAATTGCAAGGGCAGTTTTAATGAATCCTGAGATTTTTATCTTTGAATATCCCTTTGATGGAGCTGAAGAATCAGAAAAAAAGTGGCTCATTGAGAAAATACAAGCGCTCACAGACAGTAGCACAATGCTTTACATTCTTGGTTCAGAAAGAGAAAGTTTATTAATTGAAAAGGCAGATGTAATTAAATATGCAGAAAATTAA
- a CDS encoding MlaD family protein: MQKIKQTDPRFIFLKGKVFLFIAIALIGVSILLFFIAKHRGVFIKTENFYFITTKATGLYSGMPVKLSGFKIGRVKDMQLQDNGFVKVILSIEENQAKWFKEGTVAIFAKEGFIGESYIAILPGDGKPLKPGQSIKFFKQTGIEEIAGELKGEISDILQGIRETINYINEPQGNIKKSIENIEKISRNLIETTEQINRLLKELNRKTPEIAEKSDKALQELTELIKSLQRLSQELNETAKVIKGATKEDLPIMVERAKKNMQDLDEILQSIKGLWPIREGIKPQKIKPVEADTYEK, encoded by the coding sequence ATGCAGAAAATTAAACAGACAGATCCGAGATTTATTTTTCTCAAAGGTAAAGTTTTTTTATTTATTGCAATAGCTCTCATAGGAGTGAGCATCCTTCTTTTTTTCATTGCAAAACACAGAGGAGTATTTATAAAAACAGAAAACTTCTACTTCATTACAACAAAAGCAACAGGACTTTACAGTGGTATGCCTGTTAAACTATCAGGATTCAAAATTGGAAGAGTTAAAGATATGCAACTTCAGGATAATGGCTTTGTAAAAGTAATCCTTTCCATAGAAGAAAATCAAGCTAAATGGTTTAAGGAAGGCACAGTAGCAATTTTTGCCAAGGAGGGATTTATTGGCGAGTCTTACATTGCAATTTTACCTGGAGATGGAAAGCCTCTTAAGCCAGGGCAGTCAATAAAGTTTTTCAAGCAGACAGGGATTGAGGAGATTGCAGGAGAGCTCAAGGGCGAGATTTCCGATATTCTTCAGGGTATAAGGGAAACGATAAACTACATAAATGAACCCCAGGGTAATATTAAAAAAAGCATTGAAAACATTGAAAAAATATCCAGAAATTTAATAGAGACCACAGAGCAAATTAACAGATTACTTAAGGAACTGAACAGAAAAACTCCTGAGATAGCAGAAAAATCAGATAAAGCACTGCAGGAGCTTACAGAGCTTATAAAATCTCTGCAAAGGCTTTCTCAAGAGCTTAATGAAACAGCAAAAGTGATTAAGGGAGCAACAAAGGAGGATTTACCCATAATGGTTGAAAGAGCCAAAAAGAACATGCAAGATCTTGATGAGATACTGCAGAGCATAAAGGGACTTTGGCCCATAAGAGAGGGAATTAAACCACAGAAAATAAAGCCTGTAGAGGCAGATACCTATGAAAAATAA
- a CDS encoding tetratricopeptide repeat protein, with the protein MKNKLKISGITLLFLFIIQACYKAPLEQPYRIKELNSLILQANKAFERGQNERAKNLYTEALKKSRLIQDDNATVIILISLSRLYTSEKQIKEAKNFIDTAVELSKRASLPEETIEELDFERARIGFIVNEDVEEFLRKLTLSEITSIKIKSLNLLARVRIKQNKNDEAEKLLNEALDINQKMSRVEEANSLRLLGIVYLDRDKKRAEDYFLRALEIDKELAIPKKIALDMQTLAIFYEKIGDQEKAKEYLMRAHEIWNGLGKDDIE; encoded by the coding sequence ATGAAAAATAAATTGAAAATTTCAGGAATAACTCTTTTATTCCTTTTCATAATTCAGGCATGCTATAAAGCTCCATTGGAGCAACCTTACAGAATAAAAGAACTGAATAGTTTAATTTTGCAGGCAAATAAAGCCTTTGAAAGAGGACAAAATGAAAGAGCAAAAAATCTTTACACAGAGGCTTTAAAAAAATCCCGTTTAATTCAGGATGACAATGCCACTGTTATAATTTTGATAAGTCTATCAAGGCTTTATACATCAGAAAAACAGATAAAGGAGGCTAAAAATTTTATTGATACAGCAGTAGAGCTTTCTAAAAGAGCATCTCTGCCAGAGGAAACAATTGAAGAGCTTGATTTTGAAAGGGCAAGAATAGGCTTTATTGTCAATGAGGATGTGGAAGAGTTTTTAAGAAAACTCACTCTTTCAGAGATCACCAGCATAAAGATAAAATCATTAAACCTTCTTGCAAGAGTCAGAATAAAACAAAATAAAAATGATGAGGCTGAAAAGTTACTCAATGAAGCTCTTGATATTAACCAGAAAATGAGCAGAGTTGAAGAGGCTAATTCATTAAGACTTCTTGGTATTGTTTACTTAGATAGGGATAAAAAAAGAGCAGAAGACTATTTTCTTAGAGCACTGGAGATTGACAAAGAACTGGCAATTCCGAAAAAAATAGCCCTTGATATGCAAACTCTTGCCATATTTTATGAAAAAATTGGTGACCAGGAGAAAGCAAAAGAATACCTTATGAGAGCCCATGAAATCTGGAATGGACTCGGCAAGGATGACATTGAATAA